In Pedosphaera parvula Ellin514, the following proteins share a genomic window:
- a CDS encoding vitamin B12-dependent ribonucleotide reductase, whose amino-acid sequence MIDARDQLLPSSSSSARRRQAAVSTSRTSKGTSGTQKSLRVQRVFSDAKVKPFDQIEWDKRTAEITDDSGKVIFKQENVEVPKSWSVLATKVVVSKYFYGEQHTPERETSVRQLIHRICRTIADWGVKDGYFSKTDGEVFFDELTWLCVNQYGAFNSPVWFNVGLYHQYGVGKNSGRGNWFYNRKTGEAERAVTQYEYPQGSACFIQSVEDNMEDIMHLAYSEAMLFKYGSGTGTDLSPIRSSREKLSGGGRPSGPLSFLKVYDQVANVVKSGGKTRRAAKMNTLRDWHGDIEEFIDAKQKEEKKAWALIEQGFDGSYNGEAYGSVMYQNENLSVRVSDAFMTAAEAGTEWWTKSVTGNRPLEKKDANKLMHKIAEGTWICGDPGLQYDDAIQKWHTCKGTEPIHSTNPCSEYVFLNNTACNLASLNLMKFKREDGVFDVERFKAAVRIYITAQEIIVDNASYPTKQIAENSHIYRTLGLGYANLGSLIMSYGLAYDSDGGRALAGAITAIMTGHAYEQSAEVATSMGAFKGYHDARCAHVSKPIARDNVESMLGVIKLHRDAVEQIQPSREFHYLKEEARKTWDRALERGQKAGYRNAQVTVLAPTGTIAFLMDCDTTGVEPDIALVKYKLLAGGGLLKLVNRTVPEGLRRLGYGTEAIQKIVAHVEKYDTIEDVQDNGQAVSSGLRPEHLEVFDCAFKPYQGKRSIKYMAHLKMMGAAQPFISGAISKTVNLPQECTVEDIRDAYVQAWKMGLKCVAIYRDGSKRSQPLNTKKNSTEPTAGEKAAAEAATLSNRIQELESEVNKLREQAVQPLRRRLPDTRTALTHKFDIAGHEGYLTVGLFEDGQPGELFITMAKEGSTIGGLMDSIGTLTSIAFQYGVPLEALVRKFAHQRFEPSGFTKNPEVRNASSITDYVFRWMAFQFIPGYREANTATRNQPELAIPGLLEELKKKINRPVPELPLSEDTDILDMKPAETNGNGHGHKHGTKAITSLSDSVAHFQQDAPTCPSCGHVAVRNGACYKCLNCGESLGCS is encoded by the coding sequence CAGCGGGTTTTCAGTGATGCAAAAGTTAAACCCTTCGATCAAATCGAATGGGATAAACGGACGGCGGAAATTACCGACGATTCCGGCAAAGTAATTTTTAAGCAGGAGAATGTTGAAGTTCCCAAATCATGGTCAGTTTTAGCCACCAAAGTGGTTGTTTCCAAATATTTTTACGGCGAACAGCATACTCCCGAGCGCGAGACTTCTGTCCGCCAACTCATCCACCGCATCTGCCGCACCATTGCGGATTGGGGTGTCAAGGACGGCTACTTTAGCAAAACTGATGGTGAAGTTTTCTTTGATGAACTCACCTGGCTTTGCGTGAACCAATACGGTGCCTTCAACTCCCCGGTCTGGTTCAATGTCGGTTTGTACCACCAGTATGGCGTCGGCAAGAACTCGGGCCGCGGCAATTGGTTTTATAATCGCAAGACCGGTGAAGCTGAACGTGCCGTCACTCAATACGAATATCCCCAGGGCAGTGCCTGCTTTATTCAGTCCGTTGAGGACAACATGGAAGATATCATGCATCTCGCCTACAGCGAAGCGATGCTCTTCAAATACGGTTCCGGCACCGGCACTGATCTTTCACCGATTCGTTCGAGCCGTGAAAAGCTCAGCGGCGGCGGTCGTCCAAGCGGTCCCCTCTCCTTCCTGAAGGTCTACGATCAAGTCGCCAATGTGGTGAAGTCCGGCGGTAAAACCCGTCGCGCTGCCAAAATGAACACTCTGCGTGACTGGCATGGCGATATCGAAGAATTCATCGACGCCAAGCAGAAGGAAGAAAAGAAGGCTTGGGCGCTCATCGAGCAAGGTTTTGACGGTTCCTATAATGGCGAAGCCTACGGCAGCGTCATGTATCAGAACGAGAACCTCTCTGTTCGGGTTAGCGATGCCTTCATGACGGCCGCCGAGGCAGGCACCGAATGGTGGACGAAGTCAGTAACCGGCAACCGTCCTTTGGAAAAGAAGGATGCCAACAAGCTGATGCACAAAATCGCCGAAGGCACCTGGATTTGCGGCGACCCCGGCTTGCAATACGACGACGCCATCCAGAAGTGGCACACCTGCAAAGGAACCGAACCGATTCATTCTACAAATCCCTGTTCGGAATACGTGTTCCTGAATAACACCGCCTGTAATCTCGCCTCCTTGAACTTGATGAAGTTCAAACGCGAAGACGGCGTGTTTGATGTCGAACGCTTCAAAGCTGCTGTCCGGATCTATATCACTGCACAGGAAATCATCGTTGATAACGCCAGCTATCCAACCAAGCAAATCGCCGAAAATTCTCACATCTACCGCACCCTCGGTCTCGGCTACGCCAACCTCGGCTCGCTTATCATGAGCTACGGCCTGGCGTATGATTCTGATGGTGGTCGCGCACTGGCCGGTGCCATTACTGCCATTATGACGGGCCACGCTTACGAACAATCTGCTGAAGTCGCCACCTCCATGGGCGCTTTCAAAGGTTATCATGATGCTCGTTGTGCGCACGTCTCCAAGCCGATCGCCAGGGATAACGTCGAATCGATGCTCGGAGTCATTAAGCTCCATCGCGATGCTGTCGAACAAATTCAACCAAGCCGTGAATTCCACTACCTGAAGGAAGAAGCTCGCAAAACCTGGGACCGTGCGCTTGAGCGTGGACAGAAGGCTGGCTATCGCAATGCCCAGGTGACCGTGCTCGCGCCGACCGGCACCATTGCCTTCCTCATGGATTGCGATACCACCGGTGTCGAACCCGACATTGCCCTGGTAAAATACAAATTGCTGGCTGGCGGTGGTCTTCTCAAGCTCGTCAACCGCACTGTGCCTGAAGGGCTCCGTCGCCTCGGCTATGGCACTGAAGCCATTCAGAAAATTGTCGCCCACGTTGAAAAATACGACACCATTGAAGATGTTCAGGATAACGGCCAGGCTGTGAGCAGTGGTCTTCGCCCGGAACATCTCGAAGTATTCGATTGCGCGTTTAAGCCCTATCAGGGCAAGCGCAGCATCAAATACATGGCTCACTTGAAGATGATGGGCGCCGCCCAACCATTTATCAGTGGCGCCATCTCCAAGACTGTCAACCTGCCTCAGGAATGCACTGTTGAAGACATCCGCGATGCCTATGTGCAGGCTTGGAAGATGGGCCTGAAATGCGTTGCCATCTATCGTGACGGCTCCAAGCGTTCTCAACCGCTCAATACGAAAAAGAACAGCACCGAGCCAACTGCGGGTGAGAAGGCTGCCGCCGAAGCGGCCACGCTTTCCAATCGCATCCAGGAACTCGAAAGCGAGGTCAACAAGCTGCGGGAACAAGCGGTCCAGCCGCTCCGCCGCCGTTTGCCGGATACCCGCACTGCCCTCACCCACAAGTTCGACATTGCCGGCCATGAGGGTTACCTCACTGTTGGTCTCTTCGAAGATGGCCAACCGGGTGAACTGTTCATCACCATGGCCAAGGAAGGTTCCACCATCGGTGGCTTGATGGATAGCATCGGAACGCTCACCAGCATCGCTTTCCAATACGGCGTTCCGTTGGAAGCCTTGGTTCGCAAATTCGCACACCAACGTTTCGAACCCTCCGGCTTCACCAAAAATCCGGAAGTGCGCAATGCCTCCTCCATCACCGATTACGTCTTCCGCTGGATGGCCTTCCAGTTCATTCCCGGCTATCGCGAAGCGAACACCGCCACTCGCAACCAGCCGGAACTCGCCATCCCTGGGCTTCTGGAAGAGCTTAAAAAAAAGATAAATCGGCCAGTGCCTGAGCTTCCACTCTCGGAAGACACAGACATCCTGGATATGAAACCCGCCGAAACCAATGGCAATGGTCACGGTCACAAGCACGGAACCAAAGCGATCACCAGTCTCAGCGACTCCGTCGCCCACTTCCAGCAGGACGCCCCAACCTGTCCCAGTTGCGGCCACGTAGCCGTTCGCAATGGTGCCTGCTACAAGTGTCTCAACTGCGGCGAAAGCCTCGGCTGCTCCTAG
- a CDS encoding beta-glucosidase produces MHVPCIRRFVRIACWLGSTWALTQALSAQTTPWMDTSLSPDQRASLLVAQMTLDEKIGMVHGVDGPYIGNVSGNTRLGIPALHLQNGPAGVGDGAMNVTALPAPIALAASWDTGLARQYGAVMGAEAHGKGVHVLLGPMMNLARVPQGGRSFECFGEDPFLSAAIAGADVRGIQSEGVIATAKHFVGNEQETDRSTESSDVDERTLQEIYCAPFRASIHSGLGAVMGSFNQINGNYVCQSPLLKGVLKQQWGFDGFVMSDWGASFSPNAAAINGLDMEMALGTRFGTPLKTAIQTGIVPLSQLDNMVHRILAAMFRFGIFDNPTSGNLASDVTSAAHTQFAHDAAAQAIVLLKNTGSLLPLNTASIHSIAIIGSAASVNVLSVGGGSAQVYLPYYNLPYDAITNRAGPSITTSYSVGDGGHIAEAVQLAQQSDIAIVCVGEQTGEGTDRSSLSLPGDQDALISAVAAANPRTIVVMYVGAGTLMPWASQVPAALAAWYPGQENGNALASVLFGDVNPSGKLPVTFPANATQVPANTIAQFPGTNGHVSYSEKLQVGYRWYDASNASPQFPFGHGLSYTTFTYSNLAISAVNPSGQVTIGLDVQNFGNRNGAEVVQLYLGFPPGAGEPPRQLKAFRKVPVSSGGSTHVSFTLIWEDLACWDPIAHQWVVPPGTFQVMVGASSRDIRLAGSFAISSPPPPSGVANIALHQPITVSSILGANSPGSAAVDGDPTTQWSSLSGGQQSMAVDLGAVRALARVRLGWGSNYASSYQILSSIDATHWTNLYSTTTGPGGLEDILVNESGRFVQISATQGFNSQGYSLQELEVYSPEPALSIATSGTNTVLIRWPLYLTGFGLQQNSDLNSLSWTSITQTPTVIVGMNEVVMPVSQNSSKFYRLK; encoded by the coding sequence ATGCACGTACCTTGTATTCGCCGTTTTGTAAGGATCGCCTGCTGGCTTGGGAGCACCTGGGCATTGACACAAGCGCTGTCAGCACAAACAACTCCGTGGATGGATACTTCCCTATCTCCAGACCAAAGAGCCAGCTTGCTCGTCGCCCAGATGACGCTGGATGAGAAAATTGGCATGGTCCACGGTGTGGATGGTCCTTACATCGGTAACGTGTCCGGCAACACCCGGCTTGGCATCCCTGCGCTCCATCTACAGAACGGTCCAGCCGGTGTTGGCGACGGGGCAATGAACGTAACCGCCCTTCCGGCACCGATTGCCTTGGCGGCGAGCTGGGATACAGGCCTCGCCCGGCAATATGGAGCAGTTATGGGCGCAGAGGCGCATGGCAAGGGCGTACATGTGTTGCTCGGGCCAATGATGAACCTTGCACGTGTACCACAAGGAGGACGAAGTTTTGAGTGCTTCGGTGAAGATCCATTCCTTTCTGCAGCCATTGCGGGCGCGGATGTCCGAGGCATTCAAAGTGAGGGCGTAATCGCCACGGCAAAACATTTCGTGGGTAATGAGCAGGAAACCGATCGCAGCACAGAAAGTTCGGACGTGGATGAGCGCACCCTGCAGGAGATTTATTGCGCGCCATTTCGCGCCTCCATACATTCGGGACTGGGTGCCGTAATGGGATCGTTTAACCAAATTAACGGCAATTACGTCTGTCAATCCCCGTTGCTAAAAGGCGTGCTCAAACAGCAGTGGGGTTTCGACGGTTTCGTTATGTCCGACTGGGGAGCGAGCTTTAGTCCGAATGCGGCGGCGATCAACGGATTGGATATGGAAATGGCATTAGGCACGCGGTTTGGCACTCCACTGAAGACCGCCATACAAACCGGCATTGTCCCCCTTTCACAGCTGGACAACATGGTTCATCGCATTCTCGCCGCCATGTTCCGCTTTGGTATCTTTGATAATCCAACGAGCGGCAATCTGGCTTCCGATGTGACCAGCGCCGCGCATACACAATTTGCGCACGATGCGGCTGCCCAGGCAATCGTGCTGCTAAAGAATACTGGATCTCTGCTGCCGCTAAATACAGCATCAATCCACTCCATCGCAATAATTGGATCGGCGGCGAGCGTCAACGTTCTCTCAGTCGGAGGTGGCTCAGCGCAAGTGTATCTGCCTTATTACAATCTTCCGTACGATGCAATTACCAACCGCGCCGGTCCCTCCATTACCACCAGTTACAGCGTGGGTGATGGCGGCCACATAGCTGAAGCCGTCCAACTTGCCCAACAATCTGATATCGCGATTGTTTGTGTTGGCGAACAGACTGGCGAGGGCACCGACCGATCCAGTCTCTCCCTCCCCGGCGATCAGGATGCCCTGATCAGCGCCGTGGCAGCAGCCAACCCGCGCACCATCGTAGTAATGTATGTTGGCGCTGGGACGCTCATGCCATGGGCCAGTCAAGTTCCCGCCGCACTGGCCGCATGGTATCCCGGTCAGGAAAACGGCAACGCGCTCGCATCGGTGCTTTTTGGAGACGTGAACCCGTCCGGCAAATTACCGGTGACCTTTCCCGCAAATGCCACCCAGGTGCCTGCCAACACAATCGCGCAGTTTCCCGGCACCAATGGTCATGTAAGCTATTCAGAAAAACTTCAGGTCGGCTATCGTTGGTATGATGCATCCAATGCGTCACCTCAATTTCCATTTGGACACGGTCTATCCTATACTACGTTTACGTACAGCAATTTAGCCATCAGTGCGGTGAATCCCTCGGGACAAGTAACGATCGGATTGGACGTACAGAACTTCGGCAATCGCAACGGGGCTGAAGTGGTTCAGCTCTATCTGGGATTCCCACCAGGTGCTGGCGAACCGCCACGTCAACTCAAGGCATTCAGGAAAGTGCCTGTATCATCCGGCGGATCCACTCACGTAAGCTTCACCCTGATTTGGGAGGATCTGGCCTGCTGGGATCCGATCGCGCATCAATGGGTGGTGCCTCCTGGCACTTTCCAGGTCATGGTTGGTGCCTCGTCCCGTGACATCCGGTTGGCGGGTTCATTTGCCATTTCGTCTCCGCCGCCTCCGAGCGGGGTGGCCAACATTGCTCTCCACCAGCCGATTACTGTGTCATCCATACTGGGCGCAAATTCCCCCGGCTCTGCTGCCGTTGACGGCGATCCAACAACTCAATGGTCGTCCCTGTCAGGCGGCCAACAATCGATGGCCGTGGATCTGGGAGCCGTAAGGGCTCTTGCCCGTGTTCGGTTAGGTTGGGGATCGAACTATGCTTCCAGCTATCAGATTCTTTCTTCCATCGATGCCACCCATTGGACCAACCTCTACAGCACCACCACTGGACCCGGAGGCTTGGAGGATATCCTCGTAAACGAGTCCGGGCGTTTCGTCCAAATCTCAGCGACACAAGGTTTCAACTCCCAGGGCTACTCATTGCAGGAGTTGGAAGTATATTCGCCTGAGCCGGCACTTTCCATCGCCACTTCTGGTACAAACACTGTCCTCATAAGGTGGCCTCTTTACTTAACTGGATTCGGGTTGCAGCAAAATTCCGATCTAAATTCACTGAGTTGGACATCGATCACTCAGACCCCAACCGTAATTGTCGGGATGAACGAGGTCGTCATGCCTGTGTCTCAAAATAGTAGTAAATTCTATCGACTTAAATAA